A segment of the Brienomyrus brachyistius isolate T26 chromosome 13, BBRACH_0.4, whole genome shotgun sequence genome:
TTACTTGGATGGCTAAATGGGATTTAGTGACAACACTGCTTTCTTAAGAAAACTGCATGATAGATTTTAATGCCTTCACGGCGTCCCCACAAAGTAAGCTTTGACTAATGTGTGTTTTGAAAACGATGCAAGTTGCCATTTTTATAGGAAAAGGGGCAAACTGTGTATCACGCCAATCCAAAGGTAGTGTGATTTTGAAGTTATTTACCTGCCTGTTCACTTAAAGCTGTTAACCTCTTCACAGCATTTGACAAATGACATGACAGCCGAGAAGACCAACAAGGATTCTGGCGAGACCAACCAAATGGTTACAGATGAAGATGACCATTTGGTAACTTCTGATTCAGCTGGACAACAGGTAAGTGTTTTTACCTGTGCTCATCATGAAAGTTAGGTAGTTGATGCTTCcatactttatcatttagatTTTTCTTAAATAGATGTCTCGCTGTGCTTTTGAATAATCCTTTCATTATTCCACTGCCTATCAAGTGCAGAGTTGCCGGGGGCTAGGGAATATCCCTGCTTTAAttggcacaagacagggaacaacccaagaccgGACGCCAGTCTGTATTTTGAGTACACACAATGTGGAAATTTTGACACCCAAGTTTAGCTAATGTGCCTGTCTCCAAGGGTGCAAACCCACACTGTcttggggagaacattcaaacatacagtattggaggccagattcaaaccctaaCCCTGTGGGTGTGATGGAGCAAAGCTGCCCACACAATAATGCTTAAGAAGCATAATTTGTGCAAATGCAGCCATGACACAGTGCATTGTCCAATCAGTGTGTTAAGAAAATATATCGAATTTTCTATTGAAGTAAATTGAGTTGATATGGATGCTTATTAGATGTCATGTTGTTGAATATTATTGTTGATTTCGTTCAGTCCCAGTACTCAGATAGTGAAGCTGGTGCTGATGAATGTGTACCCAGACTCAGAAGAACACGGAGTATAAAAGTAAGGCATTTCAGTGATGATGGCTTATTTTTGGTCTAGATGTTTAGGTGAAGATCTGGATGTTGAAACAGTGGTTTTCGTATTGTAAATTTGGCATTACATTTTCCTATCTAAAATATTGCTTTTTCCAGATGAATGAGTTCGTTCCTGAGGGTTCAGAGGAGCTCTTTGATTCCTTGTCAGAGAGTGGTGAGGACTATGTTCCCAACTCAAGTGAGGACAGTGAGAGCAGTTGCTCAAGTTTGTCAGCTTCCAAATCAAAACAGAAATCTCAAGACAGTGCCTCTTATGAGTTTAACTGGAAAGCTCCTGATAGTACTACAGTGGATATAGAAGTCAGCTGCAGTTCTGAGGAGATGGAAGATGATGACAATATGGCTGTTTTCACAAGTAAGATTAGGGAAGGAGGGAAACATGCTGTCCTGGTTTCTGCTGTAAAGAAGAAGTGTGGTGGAGGCAGAGCATACAATAAAAGACACTACTGCTTGTATTGCATGCAACCATACAGCAAAATTGCAAGACACCTTGAACAAAAACATGAGAATGAGAGAGAGGTAGCAAAGGCCTGTAGTTTTCCAAAGGGGTCAAAACAGAGGAGAATGCATTTAGATTTTCTCAGGAATAAAGGGAACTTTGCCCATAATGCAGCTGTTATTAGGACGGGTGAAGGACAGCTTGTTGCTTGCAAACAGCCACACAATGAAAGTAGAGGAGATGACTACTTGCACTGTGCATATTGCCAGGGATTATTTCTTCGAAAGATTTTATGGCGACATGTGAAACTGTGTAAATTTTGTCCTAAAGGCACTAAGTCAGTTCAGGGAAAAAATAGAGTGCAAGCACTTTGTGCTTTTGCAGAGCCTGCACCTTCTGAAGTCAGTAAACAATTATGGAAGACACTTAGTGGCATGCAAGCTGATGAAGTCACGAAAGCCCTGAAAAACGACAGTCACATAATTAAAATTGGGGAGCATttacttaacaaaaaaggatCGAGTGATGCAGCACAAACCTGGACTAGACAGACTTTGCGAGAACTTGGAAGACTCTTGGTTACTGCCAAAAAATATACATCGCTGAAAACAATGGAAGATTTTATTAATCCCTCAAAATATTTGGAAGTTATCAAAGCAGTTCAGATTACATGTGGATACCAAAGGGAAACCGAAAAATACAAAATCCCCTCTCTTGCCCGTAAACTTGGAAACAGCTTAGTGAAGCTGAGTAAACTCGTTAAAGCTCAAGCATTAATTACAGGTAATGAAGTACTGGAGAAGAAAGCCACAGACTTTCAAGAAGTCCACAAAGAGAAGTGGAATGAGCTGGTGTCTGCCACTGCTGGACGGAACGCTGCAGAAATAAAGTGGAATGCACCTTCGCTATTACCATTTACACGAGATGTGCAAAAACTGCATGCTTATTTGGACAAAACACTGGATGAGTGTGTCTGCCAGTTGTCATCTGAGGCTTCGGTCAAGAATTGGTCTGCTCTTGCTAAAGCATGCTTGGCTGAAATAATATTATTCAACAGGCGTAGGGAAGGAGAAGTTTCAAGAATGCCCTTGTCGGCATTTCTCTCCAGGGACACCTCTGGCCATCATGATGACTTAGACTGGGCTCTTTCAGAGCTTGAGAAAACCTTGTGCAAACATTACTCCAGGATTATCATCAGAGGGAAAAGGGGCCGGCCTGTTCCTGTATTGCTTACACCTAAAATGTTACAAGCATTGGAGTTGCTAGTGAAGAACAGGGAGTCTTGTGGAGTGCTAGAAGAGAATGGATATATGTTTGCTCGACCATTAGCCATGACCCACATCAGAGGGTCTGACTGTTTAAGGAGATTTTCTCTTGCTTGCAATGCTTCCTGTCCAAAGGCATTGACATCAACGAAGCTACGAAAGCATGCTGCAACACTGTCAACTATTCTAAACATGAGCAACACTGAAATGGATCAGCTTGCCAATTTTCTAGGCCATGATATAAGGGTCCATCGTGAATTTTACAGATTGCCAGAAAAAACACTGCAGCTGGCTAAAGTAAGCAAAGTGCTGATGGCACTTGAAAAGGGAAGGATAGCTGATTTTCAGGGAAAGAATTTGGACCAAATTAACATTGACCCAAACGGTATGCCTCATTCACTCATTATGCTCAAAAGCTCATATGTCAAAGTACAATATATCATTCTACTACAAGATATTTAGTGGTTTTGTTGTCTGTGCATTTAAATTGAAAGATTTAGCAGTGTAGTCAGAATTACTTGCTAATTGTTAGACAATCTTTAATGTGATGATACATTCAAAAACAAgaatgtttaaataaaatattaataataaaataatgaaacaTGTCATTCTCATTGCAGGGTTTTTAGATGATTAAATTAATGAAGTGCTCCATAGATTAGAACTCCATATAGTCCTGCATTTGAATAACTTCCATTTTTGCTTCCGTTTTTGACAGAGACAATTGATGAGCTTACTGAGGAGGAATTCATGACTGAAGATGAAGTGGATTCCGAGCTGCTGAATAAAGGTATTTGCAAGAGTATTATTATTCACGTGACAATGCGGTTTGTGCCATTCAACCTTAATGCCAAAACTGATTTGAATGGTGGTATTTTAATAGCATCAACTGGTCATTcaatttttttcctgtttggtCTGTTTTGGTAAATTTAATTTCTGGTTCGTCGTTGATTCACCAGGAACTACGTCTGGAGCAATTCCTCCTGTGCAGAGAGAAATGACCATACAAAAGAGGCAAAGGACCACAGTGACAACTGGTAAATTATACTCTAAAGTTGACAAATATTGCTTACTTATTATCCATAGTAAATTCTTACTGAATGCATTTGAATACACAGTAAAATGGTTGTATTCTTTGTGTAGGAACAAATCCTGGGCCAAGAATACAGACAAAGaaaaaatggagtcagatggaaATTCAGGCTGTTGAGAGACATCTGATGATATTCCTTCAATCCGGTCGGGTACCAGGGAAAGCAGACTGTGATAAATGTCTAAAGAAAGAACCAGAAGCTCTCAAAGATAGAGATTGGCAGAGTATCAAGTATTACGTTCATAACCGAATTGTTTCTAACAAAAGAAAACTACTGTCAGCTTAAGTCAGTAGCTTAAGTGACTAATTTGTTTTATATAGATACTGCAGCTAATACAGGTATTTTATTTCCCCCCAGATTTTTAAGTTGACTTTATAGGGTaaaattttagttttgtaaGTAGCTGCAAAAGAAATTTTTAGTTGttgaaagagaaaatggtaaagtgtttttagttttttacttGCTTTTTATGGTGATAATTGACATGATTAGGGGGAAAatgtttgcatttttattttcaaatggAAAGAGTGAAAACAATGTTCAGAAGCTTTAAGTGGTCATAAGTAACTATAAAGAGGTACTCAAATACAATGTTAACTCCCAGGGCAAATCTGTGTGTAGCCAGCCGAAATGGTATTATTCTGTGTTTGGGTGAGGTGCTGTGAATTAGAAAAGACAATAAATATTTGGAATATGAGTCGTGTATTTTGAAGGTAAAAGGTACCTCACTTCAGTCTTTTGTCAAAAGCAACATTGATTAATATAGTATTCAGTCactaaaagtaaaccaattctTAGTCATGCAGTATGTATACTAAAATATGCTTTCTAGGGtgtataaagttttttttttttgtgtatgcAAATTAGGCCCCCATTGTGTAAGTAACGTGAAAAATGtgcacatatgcaaattaagtcCCCTGAAAGATGGAAATTTTGGATGTCCTCAGAACTGACAATTGCAACATAGGTAAAATCTATACTTAATGATAGCCTAAATCTGAAGTGGGTAATgcattcctaaaaaaaaaatatgcttgCTTGATTTTTTTCATGCCTGTAAGACCGCTGGAAAGTGGTGTCCCCATAAATGATGGTAGGAACCTACGTCCTGCTTATGTAAGATTtacgagtatgtgtgtgtgtgtgtgtgtgtgtgtgtgtgtgtgtgtgtttgtttgtttgtttgtttgttggtttCCTTGGGAAAACCTCCCTAATTTAACAACACCTGCATACCTCCAGCATTTAAGCTAAAATACAGTCGTGTAGATCAATATTTCTAGGGCTTAAGACACTTACTCAAGTGTGCAAGACAGTATAATAGAATGACACTCAGAATAACACTTTAGAAATTTAACAATCCACCGTGCTTTAACAAACTCTGATTACTAATGCATTGACTCCACAACTCATTATCAATTTTGTGATAGAAATTTTTAGAATCTAATTTCTGTGGCTTCCCCTGATATCGATTATACATTTCTACAACATAAATTATAAAGAATTTGTTacataatataaaaaagcaAATAACCTGCTGTATGCACTAGTTTATCCTTCAGCTACACGGGTCATTGATCTGATCATCGATTAACACGCCTTTTAATCACAGCGTAAGCTCCAGATTACTGGCTTTATTCATCATAACTGAATTTTAATTTTGAAAACCGAAAGTGCGAGCATTGCAGTTTTAAAGCATATTGATTTTTCAGTTCTGGGGCAGTATAACAGAACATACCAGTGgatatcacaaaaaaaaaatcataaaaagcaCAGAAAACACTCACAAAGATAGCAGCACTTACGGTTATGTGTGTGTCAATGGCCCTCTTGGTTCCCCTGTGTTTCATTTCATGCTCTCATTGATATACGATCACCTGCCTCCATAAGTCACTGAGTCTGAGGATAGATCACTATGTTCTTTTCTTCCATCTCCTCGTTCAGCTCTGACACTCATGACAGACAAGTGATAGGTGTGTTTTCTAACCCTGACcctcttttattaccaagacaaAAGTGGCCTGATATAAATATCCTGCATGCTCTGGTACCATTTATCCAGTGACTCGCAGGGACACACCTGGGCAGTATTTCTTTAAAGATCTTGCCTCACTAGACCTTTGTATGCGTAGATCACAGCATGTTCACACAGCTTTGTACACATAGAGAGACCACGGTCATGCTGAGGCGACTTGCTCCACTGCGATGGGCTTCAGAGTCGGACTGCTGTAGAAGCTGGCTGTTAGCTGATTCACTTACCGCTATGATTGAGATTAGCTGAAGTGTTCCTCATGGCTGATATGGGTCCATGCTCAGACATGTCATCAGAGTAGATGACCACCTAAGGGAAATGGGCAAAAATGGAGACAGGAACTTCTGCGAGCTGTCAGGGGCATGGATAAGCCCAAATGGCATTCAACTGTACCGGAATGTTGGTCCTGAAAGCTTCAAGGTCGGACTATTGGGGTATGTTGGGCTTTTCAGGTGTCTCTCGTGGAAATCTAGATTTATTTAGACTGTGAGAACAGCTGCCGTATTCAAGGCTGGAGACCCGTGGAGCAGCACTGACTGCACTAAGACACTCACGTCCTGAAGACAGTCAGTAGCATCAACATCACAGTAGGTCAGTAGCTAAATGATAGGTCAGGGGAGCATACAGACGAAGACAGAAGGTTAAACTCAGCCTCACTTACCAGGCACAGCCAAGATCTAACATggatatggtgaccaaaaaggtaaaatagcaggtcctgtggtaacaAGAGTGCATGGCATAGTGACAGATTGTCAAAGTGATTACACTCCCCAGCTGAAGCGACTTCCCAGCCCCAGTGCAACGGATGTCGAAATTCCCTCAGCACTGTCGGGAGTGCTGAGTACGACCTGGACCCATCCGAACCGGTGCCGTGGGGAACCGCTGTGCAAGCAGGGCTGAGGAAGGCAGCTTGGCTATTTTAGAGGCAAATCTCAGCCAAGATCTTAATCTGAAACTCCGTTTGCTGAGCATCAGCAAAAGGAAAATGATCATATCACTCTGCGACTGAGCCAAATTGTCAAGTGGTCCCTGATTAACACTCTACGAAGACAAGATCCCCGATCTACAAAAACATGTTAAGCtgtacaaattagccacatacCACCATACTGACTCCTCTGGCTCCTGTCACTATTGGCAAAGCAGAATTTGGCAGGAAAACCCTCCCTGGTTCAGCTCAGAGGGGCAACAGCGTTGGCACAGATGGCATCATGCCGCTCAGAAGGTCTGAAAACCGCGTCATCTGTCTGCATGCAGGTACTAAATGAGCACGGCCTGTCTGAGGGTGTGAGCATCACAGTAACGCAGAGTCAGCCAGTCGCTCTGACGGGGATGCAGGGCACGGGGGGCTCTGAAGG
Coding sequences within it:
- the LOC125706891 gene encoding uncharacterized protein LOC125706891 isoform X9 — its product is MSRRISPLNDAISHVATKTDKSTKLEIKYISPLKGRGVFTLAPFLHGDFIVEYRGELINFAESSRRREVYHKSCTVFMFDFKWSSRTWCIDASIEDGSFGRLVNDDHRNPNCRMKVIKVDGKPHLCLFALRDIKEGEEITYDYGTNDWPWREKVCSHLTNDMTAEKTDKDSGETNQMVTDEDDHLVTSDSAGQQHLTNDMTAEKTNKDSGETNQMVTDEDDHLVTSDSAGQQSQYSDSEAGADECVPRLRRTRSIKMNEFVPEGSEELFDSLSESGEDYVPNSSEDSESSCSSLSASKSKQKSQDSASYEFNWKAPDSTTVDIEVSCSSEEMEDDDNMAVFTSKIREGGKHAVLVSAVKKKCGGGRAYNKRHYCLYCMQPYSKIARHLEQKHENEREVAKACSFPKGSKQRRMHLDFLRNKGNFAHNAAVIRTGEGQLVACKQPHNESRGDDYLHCAYCQGLFLRKILWRHVKLCKFCPKGTKSVQGKNRVQALCAFAEPAPSEVSKQLWKTLSGMQADEVTKALKNDSHIIKIGEHLLNKKGSSDAAQTWTRQTLRELGRLLVTAKKYTSLKTMEDFINPSKYLEVIKAVQITCGYQRETEKYKIPSLARKLGNSLVKLSKLVKAQALITGNEVLEKKATDFQEVHKEKWNELVSATAGRNAAEIKWNAPSLLPFTRDVQKLHAYLDKTLDECVCQLSSEASVKNWSALAKACLAEIILFNRRREGEVSRMPLSAFLSRDTSGHHDDLDWALSELEKTLCKHYSRIIIRGKRGRPVPVLLTPKMLQALELLVKNRESCGVLEENGYMFARPLAMTHIRGSDCLRRFSLACNASCPKALTSTKLRKHAATLSTILNMSNTEMDQLANFLGHDIRVHREFYRLPEKTLQLAKVSKVLMALEKGRIADFQGKNLDQINIDPNETIDELTEEEFMTEDEVDSELLNKGTTSGAIPPVQREMTIQKRQRTTVTTGTNPGPRIQTKKKWSQMEIQAVERHLMIFLQSGRVPGKADCDKCLKKEPEALKDRDWQSIKYYVHNRIVSNKRKLLSA
- the LOC125706891 gene encoding uncharacterized protein LOC125706891 isoform X2 yields the protein MSRRISPLNDAISHVATKTDKSTKLEIKYISPLKGRGVFTLAPFLHGDFIVEYRGELINFAESSRRREVYHKSCTVFMFDFKWSSRTWCIDASIEDGSFGRLVNDDHRNPNCRMKVIKVDGKPHLCLFALRDIKEGEEITYDYGTNDWPWREKHLTNDMTAEKTDKDSGETNQMVTDEDDHLVTSDSAGQQHLTNDMTAEKTDKDSGETNQMVTDEDDHLVTSDSAGQQHLTNDMTAEKTDKDSGETNQMVTDEDDHLVTSDSAGQQHLTNDMTAEKTNKDSGETNQMVTDEDDHLVTSDSAGQQSQYSDSEAGADECVPRLRRTRSIKMNEFVPEGSEELFDSLSESGEDYVPNSSEDSESSCSSLSASKSKQKSQDSASYEFNWKAPDSTTVDIEVSCSSEEMEDDDNMAVFTSKIREGGKHAVLVSAVKKKCGGGRAYNKRHYCLYCMQPYSKIARHLEQKHENEREVAKACSFPKGSKQRRMHLDFLRNKGNFAHNAAVIRTGEGQLVACKQPHNESRGDDYLHCAYCQGLFLRKILWRHVKLCKFCPKGTKSVQGKNRVQALCAFAEPAPSEVSKQLWKTLSGMQADEVTKALKNDSHIIKIGEHLLNKKGSSDAAQTWTRQTLRELGRLLVTAKKYTSLKTMEDFINPSKYLEVIKAVQITCGYQRETEKYKIPSLARKLGNSLVKLSKLVKAQALITGNEVLEKKATDFQEVHKEKWNELVSATAGRNAAEIKWNAPSLLPFTRDVQKLHAYLDKTLDECVCQLSSEASVKNWSALAKACLAEIILFNRRREGEVSRMPLSAFLSRDTSGHHDDLDWALSELEKTLCKHYSRIIIRGKRGRPVPVLLTPKMLQALELLVKNRESCGVLEENGYMFARPLAMTHIRGSDCLRRFSLACNASCPKALTSTKLRKHAATLSTILNMSNTEMDQLANFLGHDIRVHREFYRLPEKTLQLAKVSKVLMALEKGRIADFQGKNLDQINIDPNETIDELTEEEFMTEDEVDSELLNKGTTSGAIPPVQREMTIQKRQRTTVTTGTNPGPRIQTKKKWSQMEIQAVERHLMIFLQSGRVPGKADCDKCLKKEPEALKDRDWQSIKYYVHNRIVSNKRKLLSA
- the LOC125706891 gene encoding uncharacterized protein LOC125706891 isoform X7 codes for the protein MSRRISPLNDAISHVATKTDKSTKLEIKYISPLKGRGVFTLAPFLHGDFIVEYRGELINFAESSRRREVYHKSCTVFMFDFKWSSRTWCIDASIEDGSFGRLVNDDHRNPNCRMKVIKVDGKPHLCLFALRDIKEGEEITYDYGTNDWPWREKHLTNDMTAEKTDKDSGETNQMVTDEDDHLVTSDSAGQQHLTNDMTAEKTDKDSGETNQMVTDEDDHLVTSDSAGQQHLTNDMTAEKTNKDSGETNQMVTDEDDHLVTSDSAGQQSQYSDSEAGADECVPRLRRTRSIKMNEFVPEGSEELFDSLSESGEDYVPNSSEDSESSCSSLSASKSKQKSQDSASYEFNWKAPDSTTVDIEVSCSSEEMEDDDNMAVFTSKIREGGKHAVLVSAVKKKCGGGRAYNKRHYCLYCMQPYSKIARHLEQKHENEREVAKACSFPKGSKQRRMHLDFLRNKGNFAHNAAVIRTGEGQLVACKQPHNESRGDDYLHCAYCQGLFLRKILWRHVKLCKFCPKGTKSVQGKNRVQALCAFAEPAPSEVSKQLWKTLSGMQADEVTKALKNDSHIIKIGEHLLNKKGSSDAAQTWTRQTLRELGRLLVTAKKYTSLKTMEDFINPSKYLEVIKAVQITCGYQRETEKYKIPSLARKLGNSLVKLSKLVKAQALITGNEVLEKKATDFQEVHKEKWNELVSATAGRNAAEIKWNAPSLLPFTRDVQKLHAYLDKTLDECVCQLSSEASVKNWSALAKACLAEIILFNRRREGEVSRMPLSAFLSRDTSGHHDDLDWALSELEKTLCKHYSRIIIRGKRGRPVPVLLTPKMLQALELLVKNRESCGVLEENGYMFARPLAMTHIRGSDCLRRFSLACNASCPKALTSTKLRKHAATLSTILNMSNTEMDQLANFLGHDIRVHREFYRLPEKTLQLAKVSKVLMALEKGRIADFQGKNLDQINIDPNETIDELTEEEFMTEDEVDSELLNKGTTSGAIPPVQREMTIQKRQRTTVTTGTNPGPRIQTKKKWSQMEIQAVERHLMIFLQSGRVPGKADCDKCLKKEPEALKDRDWQSIKYYVHNRIVSNKRKLLSA
- the LOC125706891 gene encoding uncharacterized protein LOC125706891 isoform X12, whose translation is MSRRISPLNDAISHVATKTDKSTKLEIKYISPLKGRGVFTLAPFLHGDFIVEYRGELINFAESSRRREVYHKSCTVFMFDFKWSSRTWCIDASIEDGSFGRLVNDDHRNPNCRMKVIKVDGKPHLCLFALRDIKEGEEITYDYGTNDWPWREKHLTNDMTAEKTDKDSGETNQMVTDEDDHLVTSDSAGQQHLTNDMTAEKTNKDSGETNQMVTDEDDHLVTSDSAGQQSQYSDSEAGADECVPRLRRTRSIKMNEFVPEGSEELFDSLSESGEDYVPNSSEDSESSCSSLSASKSKQKSQDSASYEFNWKAPDSTTVDIEVSCSSEEMEDDDNMAVFTSKIREGGKHAVLVSAVKKKCGGGRAYNKRHYCLYCMQPYSKIARHLEQKHENEREVAKACSFPKGSKQRRMHLDFLRNKGNFAHNAAVIRTGEGQLVACKQPHNESRGDDYLHCAYCQGLFLRKILWRHVKLCKFCPKGTKSVQGKNRVQALCAFAEPAPSEVSKQLWKTLSGMQADEVTKALKNDSHIIKIGEHLLNKKGSSDAAQTWTRQTLRELGRLLVTAKKYTSLKTMEDFINPSKYLEVIKAVQITCGYQRETEKYKIPSLARKLGNSLVKLSKLVKAQALITGNEVLEKKATDFQEVHKEKWNELVSATAGRNAAEIKWNAPSLLPFTRDVQKLHAYLDKTLDECVCQLSSEASVKNWSALAKACLAEIILFNRRREGEVSRMPLSAFLSRDTSGHHDDLDWALSELEKTLCKHYSRIIIRGKRGRPVPVLLTPKMLQALELLVKNRESCGVLEENGYMFARPLAMTHIRGSDCLRRFSLACNASCPKALTSTKLRKHAATLSTILNMSNTEMDQLANFLGHDIRVHREFYRLPEKTLQLAKVSKVLMALEKGRIADFQGKNLDQINIDPNETIDELTEEEFMTEDEVDSELLNKGTTSGAIPPVQREMTIQKRQRTTVTTGTNPGPRIQTKKKWSQMEIQAVERHLMIFLQSGRVPGKADCDKCLKKEPEALKDRDWQSIKYYVHNRIVSNKRKLLSA
- the LOC125706891 gene encoding uncharacterized protein LOC125706891 isoform X5, which encodes MSRRISPLNDAISHVATKTDKSTKLEIKYISPLKGRGVFTLAPFLHGDFIVEYRGELINFAESSRRREVYHKSCTVFMFDFKWSSRTWCIDASIEDGSFGRLVNDDHRNPNCRMKVIKVDGKPHLCLFALRDIKEGEEITYDYGTNDWPWREKVCSHLTNDMTAEKTDKDSGETNQMVTDEDDHLVTSDSAGQQHLTNDMTAEKTDKDSGETNQMVTDEDDHLVTSDSAGQQHLTNDMTAEKTNKDSGETNQMVTDEDDHLVTSDSAGQQSQYSDSEAGADECVPRLRRTRSIKMNEFVPEGSEELFDSLSESGEDYVPNSSEDSESSCSSLSASKSKQKSQDSASYEFNWKAPDSTTVDIEVSCSSEEMEDDDNMAVFTSKIREGGKHAVLVSAVKKKCGGGRAYNKRHYCLYCMQPYSKIARHLEQKHENEREVAKACSFPKGSKQRRMHLDFLRNKGNFAHNAAVIRTGEGQLVACKQPHNESRGDDYLHCAYCQGLFLRKILWRHVKLCKFCPKGTKSVQGKNRVQALCAFAEPAPSEVSKQLWKTLSGMQADEVTKALKNDSHIIKIGEHLLNKKGSSDAAQTWTRQTLRELGRLLVTAKKYTSLKTMEDFINPSKYLEVIKAVQITCGYQRETEKYKIPSLARKLGNSLVKLSKLVKAQALITGNEVLEKKATDFQEVHKEKWNELVSATAGRNAAEIKWNAPSLLPFTRDVQKLHAYLDKTLDECVCQLSSEASVKNWSALAKACLAEIILFNRRREGEVSRMPLSAFLSRDTSGHHDDLDWALSELEKTLCKHYSRIIIRGKRGRPVPVLLTPKMLQALELLVKNRESCGVLEENGYMFARPLAMTHIRGSDCLRRFSLACNASCPKALTSTKLRKHAATLSTILNMSNTEMDQLANFLGHDIRVHREFYRLPEKTLQLAKVSKVLMALEKGRIADFQGKNLDQINIDPNETIDELTEEEFMTEDEVDSELLNKGTTSGAIPPVQREMTIQKRQRTTVTTGTNPGPRIQTKKKWSQMEIQAVERHLMIFLQSGRVPGKADCDKCLKKEPEALKDRDWQSIKYYVHNRIVSNKRKLLSA
- the LOC125706891 gene encoding uncharacterized protein LOC125706891 isoform X1; protein product: MSRRISPLNDAISHVATKTDKSTKLEIKYISPLKGRGVFTLAPFLHGDFIVEYRGELINFAESSRRREVYHKSCTVFMFDFKWSSRTWCIDASIEDGSFGRLVNDDHRNPNCRMKVIKVDGKPHLCLFALRDIKEGEEITYDYGTNDWPWREKVCSHLTNDMTAEKTDKDSGETNQMVTDEDDHLVTSDSAGQQHLTNDMTAEKTDKDSGETNQMVTDEDDHLVTSDSAGQQHLTNDMTAEKTDKDSGETNQMVTDEDDHLVTSDSAGQQHLTNDMTAEKTNKDSGETNQMVTDEDDHLVTSDSAGQQSQYSDSEAGADECVPRLRRTRSIKMNEFVPEGSEELFDSLSESGEDYVPNSSEDSESSCSSLSASKSKQKSQDSASYEFNWKAPDSTTVDIEVSCSSEEMEDDDNMAVFTSKIREGGKHAVLVSAVKKKCGGGRAYNKRHYCLYCMQPYSKIARHLEQKHENEREVAKACSFPKGSKQRRMHLDFLRNKGNFAHNAAVIRTGEGQLVACKQPHNESRGDDYLHCAYCQGLFLRKILWRHVKLCKFCPKGTKSVQGKNRVQALCAFAEPAPSEVSKQLWKTLSGMQADEVTKALKNDSHIIKIGEHLLNKKGSSDAAQTWTRQTLRELGRLLVTAKKYTSLKTMEDFINPSKYLEVIKAVQITCGYQRETEKYKIPSLARKLGNSLVKLSKLVKAQALITGNEVLEKKATDFQEVHKEKWNELVSATAGRNAAEIKWNAPSLLPFTRDVQKLHAYLDKTLDECVCQLSSEASVKNWSALAKACLAEIILFNRRREGEVSRMPLSAFLSRDTSGHHDDLDWALSELEKTLCKHYSRIIIRGKRGRPVPVLLTPKMLQALELLVKNRESCGVLEENGYMFARPLAMTHIRGSDCLRRFSLACNASCPKALTSTKLRKHAATLSTILNMSNTEMDQLANFLGHDIRVHREFYRLPEKTLQLAKVSKVLMALEKGRIADFQGKNLDQINIDPNETIDELTEEEFMTEDEVDSELLNKGTTSGAIPPVQREMTIQKRQRTTVTTGTNPGPRIQTKKKWSQMEIQAVERHLMIFLQSGRVPGKADCDKCLKKEPEALKDRDWQSIKYYVHNRIVSNKRKLLSA
- the LOC125706891 gene encoding uncharacterized protein LOC125706891 isoform X6, translating into MSRRISPLNDAISHVATKTDKSTKLEIKYISPLKGRGVFTLAPFLHGDFIVEYRGELINFAESSRRREVYHKSCTVFMFDFKWSSRTWCIDASIEDGSFGRLVNDDHRNPNCRMKVIKVDGKPHLCLFALRDIKEGEEITYDYGTNDWPWREKVCSHLTNDMTAEKTDKDSGETNQMVTDEDDHLVTSDSAGQQHLTNDMTAEKTDKDSGETNQMVTDEDDHLVTSDSAGQQHLTNDMTAEKTDKDSGETNQMVTDEDDHLVTSDSAGQQSQYSDSEAGADECVPRLRRTRSIKMNEFVPEGSEELFDSLSESGEDYVPNSSEDSESSCSSLSASKSKQKSQDSASYEFNWKAPDSTTVDIEVSCSSEEMEDDDNMAVFTSKIREGGKHAVLVSAVKKKCGGGRAYNKRHYCLYCMQPYSKIARHLEQKHENEREVAKACSFPKGSKQRRMHLDFLRNKGNFAHNAAVIRTGEGQLVACKQPHNESRGDDYLHCAYCQGLFLRKILWRHVKLCKFCPKGTKSVQGKNRVQALCAFAEPAPSEVSKQLWKTLSGMQADEVTKALKNDSHIIKIGEHLLNKKGSSDAAQTWTRQTLRELGRLLVTAKKYTSLKTMEDFINPSKYLEVIKAVQITCGYQRETEKYKIPSLARKLGNSLVKLSKLVKAQALITGNEVLEKKATDFQEVHKEKWNELVSATAGRNAAEIKWNAPSLLPFTRDVQKLHAYLDKTLDECVCQLSSEASVKNWSALAKACLAEIILFNRRREGEVSRMPLSAFLSRDTSGHHDDLDWALSELEKTLCKHYSRIIIRGKRGRPVPVLLTPKMLQALELLVKNRESCGVLEENGYMFARPLAMTHIRGSDCLRRFSLACNASCPKALTSTKLRKHAATLSTILNMSNTEMDQLANFLGHDIRVHREFYRLPEKTLQLAKVSKVLMALEKGRIADFQGKNLDQINIDPNETIDELTEEEFMTEDEVDSELLNKGTTSGAIPPVQREMTIQKRQRTTVTTGTNPGPRIQTKKKWSQMEIQAVERHLMIFLQSGRVPGKADCDKCLKKEPEALKDRDWQSIKYYVHNRIVSNKRKLLSA